A single window of Salvelinus namaycush isolate Seneca chromosome 11, SaNama_1.0, whole genome shotgun sequence DNA harbors:
- the LOC120056092 gene encoding homeobox and leucine zipper protein Homez-like: protein MATQVDRNRRIGLEVNMKESSQCDVTWTENEGKHTSLHSSKTSHYQITNGKSNLSSDPSATDSDVSEGRDGGVSFSTNHNSVVCLPLVSEGLKLVWTQSDQTRELDTIPELVQAFNVFPYPTSREVNALARLCALPLDKVKVWFMVQRIKYGISWASEEIEETRRKLAGPERTNDYANEKEIKIGNGCGAISVETEDDDQINNGLHSYLLHPRKRARHETPEPCKPAATVQHFSSSLPPPQDSYYYRPPVDMPATTATDASLSLSETSLGSPQQQQRGRYKKTKAQLAVLRSSFLRENWPAETELRRLQEDTSLSRNDIRKWFSDSRYQLRNGRGLLGTSMVYPQLTTGDAKNESQQLRPLPLVAHRPRDQENGVEVQGRAQEKGARSNGVKDSHFFQNFLSNSLEAFGEGAVGVEAEEDEVAEEASVHTETVKEENEAVVKQEKPLHFRGSKNPEIKQSPSAVTISTSPIPSHSTTPSTLTANKRSSSSTSTVQRSARSAKASLTALSLSSPPSTSSPLLTPAGRPRKTKEQLDILKEHFLRCQWPKSEDYTQLVELTGLPRADVSQWFGDTRYAVKNGQLRWVQGVREQFREQFLAELATQQNGSGGNGSSGTPRVTGSRKRKSQVNGATAPTSTADSPDINPLEVYHRSTGVLHEKDLDALCKKSRMSYQQVRDWFASQESKAFDPEPNVTD, encoded by the coding sequence ATGGCAACACAGGTTGACCGTAACAGAAGAATAGGACTGGAGGTAAACATGAAGGAGTCATCCCAGTGTGATGTCACATGGACAGAGAATGAAGGAAAGCATACCTCCCTGCATTCCTCCAAGACTTCACACTATCAGATCACCAATGGAAAGAGCAATCTATCCTCTGACCCCAGTGCAACAGACAGTGATGTAAGCGAGGGCAGAGATGGGGGTGTTAGTTTCAGCACCAACCATAACTCTGTGGTGTGCCTGCCTTTGGTCTCTGAGGGCCTGAAGCTAGTATGGACACAGTCAGATCAGACACGTGAGCTTGACACCATCCCAGAGCTGGTCCAGGCATTCAATGTGTTCCCATACCCAACATCTCGTGAGGTGAATGCCTTGGCACGGCTTTGTGCCCTGCCTCTGGACAAAGTCAAGGTCTGGTTCATGGTGCAGAGAATCAAATACGGTATCAGCTGGGCCTCAGAGGAGATTGAGGAGACGCGTCGCAAGCTGGCCGGACCTGAGCGGACTAACGACTATGCAAATGAGAAGGAGATAAAAATTGGGAATGGGTGTGGGGCAATATCTGTGGAGACAGAGGACGATGATCAAATTAATAATGGTCTTCACTCCTACCTGCTTCACCCAAGAAAACGAGCCAGACATGAGACCCCAGAACCCTGCAAACCAGCCGCCACTGTCCAACATTTCAgttcctctctcccaccccctcagGATTCATACTACTACCGCCCTCCTGTGGACATGCCAGCAACTACCGCAACTGATGCTTCCCTGAGCCTCTCTGAGACCTCACTTGGCTCTCCACAGCAACAACAACGCGGACGCTACAAAAAGACCAAAGCCCAACTTGCAGTCCTTCGCAGCAGCTTCCTGCGGGAAAACTGGCCCGCAGAGACTGAGCTCCGACGCCTGCAGGAGGACACCAGCCTGAGCCGCAATGACATCCGCAAGTGGTTCAGCGACAGCCGGTACCAGCTTAGAAATGGGCGTGGACTGCTTGGAACATCCATGGTCTATCCTCAGTTGACAACAGGAGACGCAAAGAACGAATCTCAGCAACTTCGACCTCTTCCACTCGTAGCACACAGGCCTCGGGATCAAGAAAATGGTGTTGAAGTGCAGGGAAGGGCTCAAGAGAAGGGAGCTCGCAGCAACGGAGTGAAAGATTCACACTTCTTCCAGAACTTTCTGTCAAACAGCTTGGAGGCATTTGGGGAGGGAGCAGTGGGAGTGGAGGCAGAGGAGGACGAGGTTGCGGAGGAAGCCTCAGTTCACACTGAAACTGTTAAGGAAGAGAACGAGGCGGTGGTGAAACAAGAAAAGCCTCTACACTTTAGGGGCAGTAAGAACCCAGAGATTAAACAATCACCATCAGCCGTTACCATCTCCACTTCCCCCATCCCCTCGCATTCTACCACCCCTTCAACTTTAACTGCTAATAAGCGTAGTTCTTCTAGTACCAGCACGGTGCAGAGGTCTGCTCGCTCAGCCAAAGCCTCACTGACAGCCCTGTCTCTCTCCAGTCCTCCCTCAACCTCGTCTCCTCTTCTTACACCCGCTGGCCGACCACGGAAGACCAAGGAACAACTGGACATACTAAAGGAGCACTTCTTGCGGTGCCAGTGGCCTAAGAGTGAGGACTACACCCAGCTGGTAGAGCTCACAGGCTTGCCTCGTGCAGATGTCAGCCAGTGGTTTGGGGATACGCGCTATGCTGTTAAAAATGGTCAGCTACGTTGGGTGCAGGGGGTCCGTGAGCAATTCCGAGAGCAATTCCTGGCTGAATTAGCCACACAGCAAAATGGCAGTGGTGGAAACGGTTCCAGTGGAACCCCTCGGGTTACGGGTAGCCGCAAACGAAAGTCTCAAGTGAATGGCGCAACAGCACCAACATCCACTGCAGATTCCCCGGACATCAATCCGCTGGAGGTTTACCATCGCTCGACAGGGGTTCTTCATGAGAAAGACCTTGATGCCCTTTGCAAAAAGTCACGAATGAGCTACCAGCAGGTGCGGGACTGGTTTGCATCTCAGGAGAGCAAGGCATTTGACCCAGAGCCCAATGTTACTGATTGA